The Mytilus galloprovincialis chromosome 7, xbMytGall1.hap1.1, whole genome shotgun sequence genome has a window encoding:
- the LOC143084149 gene encoding galactose-3-O-sulfotransferase 2-like — protein sequence MLQILFRLTILSIPIVILTIYALLHEGKYLSASKSNVADEKQQNKTVHNSVRPIFVSTSPSSFSQRNESGARIGHLTSGKSVVLTSLIDPRLVSTNFLPEIKITKVPYRRVAFLKVHKAGSTTAQNIFLRYGESRNLTFVLPIIRQDHWDNVIGLQSTLNDRNILPPPKNKTYDILCCHVLYDSEAFHKYMPTDTAYIGIVREPFDQFLSTLNYFRAPYIFERIKSQSRVLKFLQNPAQYENGLPYKWSMTNNRMAVEFGFPSNLFRKYLEEDSMNYLTKLDKEFQFVIIMEYFTESVVMMRRILGWTIKDVLYLKKNSARRSYSFADNTHRHMYERYAKLDYDLYNFFYRRLWSQIQKEGLDFHLELLYFDRLRKEVEDYCMYTVDKRSGYIIAASKWSAAFVVSQDDCDNLKKNELFFVERIRKRQYGFQKRGNLMEAVFSRLNRSHT from the exons ATGTTACAAATTCTGTTCAG attgacTATTTTATCTATACCGATCGTCATACTTACGATATATGCATTACTTCACGAAGGTAAATATCTTTCAGCCTCCAAGTCGAATGTGGCTgatgaaaaacaacaaaacaaaactgtCCACAACTCCGTCAGACCTATATTTGTTTCCACTTCTCCGTCATCTTTCTCCCAAAGAAATGAATCAGGAGCTAGAATCGGGCACCTAACATCCGGGAAGAGTGTCGTGCTTACATCATTGATAGACCCTAGATTGGTCTCGACAAATTTTCTACCCGAAATTAAAATAACTAAAGTACCTTATAGACGAGTAGCATTTCTAAAAGTCCACAAAGCAGGAAGTACGACTGCACAGAACATATTTCTACGCTATGGTGAATCTCGCAACCTCACGTTTGTACTGCCAATAATTCGACAAGATCATTGGGATAATGTTATCGGTTTACAATCAACTTTGAATGACAGAAATATTCTACCTCctccaaaaaataaaacatacgacaTATTATGCTGCCACGTTTTATACGACAGTGAAGCTTTTCACAAGTATATGCCAACTGACACAGCGTATATAGGCATTGTTCGCGAACCATTTGATCAGTTCTTGTCGACCTTGAATTATTTCAGAGCTccatatatttttgaaagaataaaATCACAAAGTAGAGTTTTAAAGTTTTTGCAAAATCCTGCTCAGTATGAAAATGGTTTACCATATAAGTGGTCAATGACAAACAATAGAATGGCTGTTGAATTTGGTTTTCCTTCTAATCTCTTTCGTAAATATTTAGAAGAAGACAGCATGAATTATTTGACAAAACTTGATAAGGAATTCCAGTTTGTGATTATAATGGAATATTTCACTGAGTCTGTAGTTATGATGAGACGTATATTAGGCTGGACTATAAAGGATGTcttgtatttaaagaaaaattcagCACGACGATCTTATTCATTCGCGGATAACACTCACAGACATATGTATGAAAGATATGCTAAGTTAGACTACGACTTGTACAATTTCTTTTACAGACGCCTGTGGTCACAGATTCAAAAGGAGGGTCTAGACTTTCATTTAGAATTGTTATATTTTGATCGATTACGTAAAGAAGTAGAGGACTATTGTATGTATACAGTAGATAAAAGGAGCGGTTACATAATAGCGGCTTCTAAGTGGTCTGCGGCATTTGTGGTTTCTCAGGACGATTGTGATAATCTTAAAAAGAATGAGCTGTTTTTTGTGGAGAGAATAAGAAAGCGTCAATATGGCTTTCAAAAAAGAGGAAATTTGATGGAAGCTGTATTTTCAAGATTAAATAGATCACATACATGA
- the LOC143082512 gene encoding prestin-like translates to MDDLGNPETSEDAVEDNDSFDPEVNKMSFHIGSPPYSHHHEITARRFVRTQHELDEHYSKPVPPKPTIRTRLRRTFCCPKEKVGQYFSTLLPIVNVCRTYKLSYILNDLVSGITIGCLSFPLGIAFGVLASLAPEYGLYSSFSPVILYILFGTSQHISFGTNGIISLFTSELVHKHLPAAAGPNSTNPEDDIILKSSIASGSTCIIGLILLLMGLLRLGFIVNYISSSFVSGFTAAGGVHIVTSMLPNALGITIPRFTGAGQLVLTYKAIFEKVPEIHVASMITSIITAATLLLFKDVINVKFRHKLKTPIPIDFIVVIIATIISNFANLSDSLGLKVVGEIPAGFPPPRMPYLSIDLVLDSFVVAIMIFMLSVSMSRLCEAAHNYRVNDNQELVAYGLSNFVSSFFLCFPSCAGPARTITLCLMGPKSTLHGFISSFFILIILLWIGPLFRMLPISVLSTMVIIAVKNLVTQMKDLPEMWRLNRYDFLIAVGTNLSGCFIDFPYALYVGVILCMFTVVLQSQIPEVYLLSKLTTEDRFLNSKLYDHILTHPRIQIFKFESSLYFATAEAFRKKLFELTDGKFHLHAKLTKSQQSYVVAVPPGSMQNMEHMNRESVESFTRLPWDGLHDKSLHNKDYVVIDCSSINYIDINGLRILIEVICELENVGVTVVFASCNQYVRRFFKKSQLASKISEEHIFADIWDAFSALIM, encoded by the exons ATGGATGACCTAGGCAACCCTGAAACTTCAGAAGACGCAGTGGAAGACAATGACAGt TTTGATCCTGAAGTAAACAAGATGTCCTTTCATATTGGGAGTCCACCTTATAGTCATCATCATGAAATTACTGCAAGGAGATTTGTTCGTACCCAGCATGAACTGGATGAGCACTACAGCAAACCAGTACCACCAAAACCTACAATTCGAACACGTTTACGACGCACGTTCTGTTGTCCTAAAGAGAAAGTGGGACAATATTTCAGTACCCTGTTACCAATTGTGAACGTTTGTAGAACCTATAAGTTAAGTTACATTCTGAATGACTTGGTTAGTGGAATAACAATTGGTTGCCTTAGCTTTCCACTTGGAATTGCTTTCGGTGTATTGGCCTCCTTAGCTCCTGAATACGGACTATATTCTTCGTTTTCACCGGTGATACTCTATATTCTATTTGGAACCTCTCAACACATTTCATTTGGAACAAACGGCATTATAAGTTTATTTACATCCGAATTAGTACACAAACATTTGCCAGCTGCAGCAGGTCCGAATTCAACTAATCCGGAAGACGACATTATTTTGAAATCGTCCATAGCTTCTGGATCAACGTGTATAATTGGTCTGATACTGCTACTAATGGGCCTATTACGCCTGGGATTTATAGTCAACTACATATCATCTTCCTTTGTGAGCGGGTTTACCGCAGCTGGTGGTGTTCACATCGTAACAAGCATGTTACCAAATGCTTTAGGAATTACCATTCCGAGATTTACAGGAGCAGGACAACTTGTACTGACATACAAAGCCATATTCGAAAAAGTTCCGGAAATACACGTCGCTTCTATGATAACCTCCATTATAACTGCCGCTACACTTCTCCTTTTTAAAGATGTTATCAATGTGAAGTTCAGACACAAACTTAAGACACCGATTCCAATAGATTTTATTGTAGTCATCATAGCAACAATCATTTCGAACTTTGCTAACTTATCTGACAGTTTAGGACTAAAAGTAGTCGGCGAGATCCCTGCAGGATTCCCACCACCAAGAATGCCATATCTTTCCATAGATTTGGTTTTAGATTCTTTTGTGGTTGCTATAATGATTTTTATGCTCTCTGTATCCATGTCTCGTCTTTGTGAAGCAGCGCATAACTATAGAGTCAATGACAACCAAGAACTTGTGGCATATGGATTATCGAACTTTGTAAGTTCTTTCTTTCTATGCTTCCCGTCATGTGCAGGTCCGGCAAGAACTATAACTTTGTGTCTAATGGGCCCAAAGTCAACTTTACACGGTTTTATCTCTTCGTTTTTCATTCTAATCATTCTTTTATGGATTGGACCGTTGTTCCGAATGCTTCCGATTTCTGTCTTATCTACAATGGTCATCATAGCTGTTAAAAATCTTGTTACTCAAATGAAAGATTTGCCAGAAATGTGGAGATTAAATCGTTATGACTTTCTAATAGCCGTTGGGACCAACTTAAGCGGTTGCTTTATTGACTTTCCATATGCACTTTACGTCGGTGTTATCCTATGTATGTTCACAGTAGTATTGCAAAGTCAAATCCCCGAAGTGTATCTTCTGTCAAAGTTAACAACCGAGGACAGATTTTTGAACAGCAAACTCTATGACCACATCTTGACACATCCTAGAATTcagatttttaaatttgaatcatCACTGTATTTTGCCACGGCAGAGGCGTTTCGAAAAAAACTGTTTGAATTAACAGACGGCAAGTTTCACCTCCATGCAAAATTGACCAAAAGTCAACAATCCTACGTAGTGGCTGTTCCGCCTGGTTCAATGCAGAACATGGAACACATGAACAGAGAAAGCGTAGAATCTTTCACGCGACTGCCATGGGATGGATTGCACGACAAATCCCTACATAATAAGGATTACGTCGTCATTGACTGTTCATCTATAAATTACATTGATATAAACGGTTTAAGAATCTTGATCGAGGTTATATGTGAATTAGAAAATGTTGGTGTCACTGTAGTGTTTGCCAGTTGTAACCAATACGTAAGACGTTTCTTCAAAAAATCTCAATTGGCTTCAAAGATATCGGAGGAACATATCTTTGCAGATATATGGGATGCTTTTAGCGCCTTAATAATGTGA
- the LOC143082513 gene encoding prestin-like: MSSLVLQLSRYLKTQSELTECYGKPKPSSRSFTEKIKDKCKLSKLCQLLLSLFPIMNVLKTYKFRVYILDDIISGLSVACLHVPLGLALGILASLSPAYGLYTSCFPVLLYAFFGTSQHVSIGTNAVIAILTAELVELQLEQYELTGHNSAFNGSTDNNLTTSQDPENSGLEYKASVAAGSSFIVGLLLFIMGLFRMGFITSYLSSSFIAAFTTTGAIHIMSSQIPNALGITIQPINKPGKLIYVYIEIFKAFPKFHVATFLVSTTCLIILVLVKDVINERCKNKMKMPIPIDFILVVVATIISYFAKFHDTFGIGVVGEIPARLPTPELPKVTVDIIGHSAVVATIVFVLTISMARLCEVKHGYSVDDNQELVAYGIANLGGSFFSCFPACVAPPRTIVLSTMGAKTTLNGIVSAVIVFLVIMFIGKYVESLPKAVLASIIIAAIKNLLYQFKDLPMLWRVNRYDFFIFVGTVLSGVFIDFPYALYVGVQLCLLTVVVQSQKSSSYTIGKVQQEDRLLDQKTHDVQLCNPKIAIFRMESSLYFATSDKFIKELYKATFNPKAYRKQPDLNVEIIINPSKDDGNNEKRISLSKINHENGKPVVTLTHIIIDCSSMNYIDMNGKKALIQINSEYKQVGVTVLFGNCNNFMKTFTKKSDLSQEIDQKNVYADILDAYYAANH; this comes from the coding sequence ATGTCGTCTCTCGTTTTACAGCTTTCCAGATATCTGAAAACACAGTCTGAGTTAACTGAATGTTATGGCAAACCGAAGCCCTCGTCTAGGTCATTTACAGAGaaaattaaagacaaatgcaAACTTTCAAAACTATGCCAATTATTACTATCATTATTTCCAATCATGAATGTCTTAAAAACATACAAGTTCCGTGTGTACATTTTAGATGATATAATAAGCGGCTTATCTGTAGCTTGCCTTCATGTTCCTCTGGGACTTGCATTGGGCATATTAGCATCATTATCACCGGCGTATGGGTTGTACACCTCATGCTTTCCTGTGCTTCTATATGCTTTTTTCGGAACGTCTCAGCACGTATCGATTGGAACAAATGCTGTGATTGCTATTTTGACAGCAGAACTGGTAGAATTGCAGTTAGAACAGTATGAATTGACAGGTCATAACTCAGCTTTTAACGGTTCCACGGATAACAACTTAACAACTTCACAGGACCCCGAAAATTCAGGTTTAGAGTACAAAGCGTCGGTAGCTGCAGGTTCGTCGTTTATTGTTGGATTGTTGCTGTTCATCATGGGGTTGTTCCGAATGGGTTTTATTACATCTTATTTGTCATCTTCTTTCATTGCGGCTTTTACGACAACTGGCGCTATTCATATCATGTCCAGTCAAATCCCTAATGCACTTGGCATAACAATTCAACCAATCAACAAACCCGGCAAactgatatatgtatatattgaaatattCAAAGCATTTCCAAAGTTTCATGTTGCTACATTTTTAGTCTCTACAACATGCTTAATAATACTTGTATTAGTAAAAGATGTCATTAATGAGAGatgcaaaaacaaaatgaaaatgccaatacCAATCGATTTTATTTTAGTTGTCGTAGCAACAATTATTTCGTACTTTGCAAAATTTCATGACACCTTCGGTATAGGTGTAGTTGGAGAAATACCGGCTAGACTGCCAACGCCCGAACTGCCAAAAGTGACGGTAGATATAATAGGACATAGTGCTGTCGTAGCTACAATAGTCTTTGTGCTTACGATTTCGATGGCCCGACTTTGTGAAGTGAAACACGGATATTCAGTTGACGACAATCAAGAACTCGTCGCATACGGAATTGCAAATTTGGGTGGGTCTTTTTTCTCCTGCTTTCCAGCTTGCGTTGCACCACCTCGTACAATTGTTTTGAGTACAATGGGAGCAAAGACAACATTGAATGGTATAGTATCAGCTGTTATTGTATTTCTTGTGATTATGTTCATAGGAAAATATGTTGAATCATTACCTAAAGCTGTTCTTGCAAGTATAATCATAGCAGCTATTAAAAATCTGTTATACCAGTTTAAGGACCTACCGATGCTGTGGCGAGTAAACCGTTATGATTTCTTTATCTTTGTTGGTACAGTACTAAGTGGTGTCTTTATTGATTTTCCATACGCTTTGTATGTAGGAGTTCAACTTTGTCTTTTAACAGTTGTTGTACAAAGTCAAAAGTCATCTTCGTATACCATTGGAAAAGTTCAGCAAGAAGATCGTCTTCTGGATCAAAAGACTCACGACGTTCAATTGTGTAACCCGAAAATTGCAATATTTCGAATGGAATCATCTCTTTACTTTGCTACCTCTGATAAATTCATCAAGGAGTTATACAAAGCGACTTTTAATCCGAAAGCCTATAGAAAACAACCGgatttaaatgttgaaattatCATTAATCCGAGCAAAGATGACGGTAACAATGAAAAAAGAATTTCGTTGTCAAAAATAAATCACGAAAACGGAAAACCCGTCGTAACTCTTACCCATATTATTATTGACTGTTCGTCTATGAACTATATCGACATGAATGGTAAGAAGGCTTTAATACAGATCAACTCCGAATACAAACAGGTTGGGGTAACCGTCTTGTTTGGAAACTGTAATAATTTCATGAAAACATTCACGAAGAAATCTGATTTATCACAGGAAATAGACCAGAAAAATGTATATGCTGACATTTTAGATGCTTATTATGCAGCAAATCATTAA